One Myxococcaceae bacterium JPH2 genomic window, ATCGCCTGGCAGTTGGGTGATGCCACGGGTGCCGCCACCGTGGCGGACACGATGTGGTTCAACCACCCCTACACGAGCGATGCCTCACAGGTGGATTCCAGTCAGATCATCGACCGGCCGCTCCGCAATGGCGATCGCGTCAGCTACTCCCTCTATCAATACCGAGACCTGGAGTCGGTCGCGTCCCTGCCCGGAAACTCGGTGAACAACGGCATGGTGTGCTCGACGTTCCTCGCCTATGCCCACAACTACGCGGGGCGCGGCTTCGTGAGCGCGTATACCTATCCCCACGACCGCATCGCCTCCGCGGCGGATTCGCTCTACACGGGCATCTACAACCACTGCAAAGAGTCGCTGGGCTGGTTCGAGAACGCGGCGCTGACGGTCATCTGCCCTGTCTTCTGGAACGTCTGCGGTAACGCCGGCAACCAGGTGGCCAACTGCATGACGAGCAACCGCTGCGACACCAGCACCAGCGTCATCTGGCGCGCGACGAAGAACGACGGCAACGCCACCGCCACGTCCATCAGCCCGGACCGAATCGGCGGATGGGGCGTGCACCCCGTCAACACCACGCTCTGGGCCACGGACTATTCGCACCAGGTCCAGTGGAACTCCGGCGGCAACGTGTACGGCTGCTGGCAGTAGGCCCACCCCCAGGGAAAGTCACGCATGTCCGAGACGGACCGAACCCGGCGCCGAGCCCGCCTCGGCGGCCTCGTGGTGGGATTCCTCGCGGTGGTTCTGGGGTTGGGATGGCTCTATGCCTCCGGCCCCGAGTCGCCCCACACCGCGCCGCCACCTGTCGCGGCGCTCACGCGTGAGCCCGCGCGAAGCGACGCGCCACCACCGGGTGCGCAAGCCGCACTTCCCACCGGTGCGCCGGTCGCCACGCCTGCGGCACCCGAGGCGGAGATTCCGCCACCCGTCATCGACTCGGTGAGCGTGGAGAAGTCCGAGGTCTGCTCCGGCGAAGACAATCTCATCAGCGTGAAGGCCCACTCCCCGGATGGGAATGACGCCTACCTGCACAGCACCATCGGCAACGGATCGGGCGCGCGAGTGCCCTTGCGCGTGTGGCTCAATCCCGACGGCACGTTTGAACCCCAGCACGTGACCGTGTTTGGAAAGAACAACGTCGCCACCTCGGTGGAGGTGCCGCACTACACCGTCAAGGACTGTCAGCCCCAGCGCATCGTGGAGGTGTTCTCGAGGCAGCTCCCCAACAGCGAGGAGGACTACGAGTTCCTCGCGAGGCTCATCGAGCTTCCCGGAAGCGAGACCCAGGGCGCGCGCAAGCCCTTCGTCCCGGCTCGGTTTGTCTGGACGTTTGATGATGCGGAGACGGTGACGACGACCGTGCCGGTGGTGTCCCATCCGCTCACGTCCGTGCCGGGTCGCCCCTGGGCCATGTATGAGCAGCACCTGGTGCGCGTGGAAGTCTCGGACGGGGCGGGACGCAAACTGATGGGACGCTCGTCCCTCCAACTGCTCAACCCCGCCTTCGAGAACTTCGACAAGAAGGGCATCGTCACGGTGTTCGCCACCGGGACGCCCCGATTCCCCGTGCAAGGCGATGACGGCGTGGTGCGGCAGACCTTCCGCCTGTTTCACCGCTGGAAGGGCTCGGTGCGGGTGGACAAGGTCACCGCGCTGCGCGCCCTCGCCGCGCCCGGAGACGCGCCTCCCCTCCCAGAGCAGTCGGACGAAGTCTCGCTGGGAGTCAGCTCCATCCCCGAGGGGCGCGGAGTCGAGGTCCCCGTGAAGCTCGACACGAAGGCGGACCCTCAGGTGGTGTCCGTCACGTATGTGCTGGAAGGCACGAGCGCGGATGGACGCCCGGCTCGCGGCACCTTCTCCGTGATGCGACCGCCGCCACGCCCCACGAAAGACAACAGCACTCCGGTCACGGATCCCCTGCTGCTGGCGAAGATCAAGCGAGCGCGGGAGCTGCTCCATCAGGAGTTCGTCACCGACGAGGACCTCTGGCGCCTGGAGCGCGAGGGCCGCTTCGCGGACCTTCAGGTGAAGCGCTGACCTCCCACACGGGGGCACGCCGCCTTCGGTCAGGATGAGGTCGGGGCTCGCGTCCCGCCCCGGGCCCTACCGCCCTGCCCTCACGGCGGATGGTGGGAATCCCGCACAAGGAGACGCGAACCATGGCCATCCTCAACATCACCTATGACGGCATGTCCGCGGACGTGTCGCTGGAGCTGGACCGACCGGTATCCGACGGCGACCTGCGGCGCATCGCGGTGGAGTTGGTCCGCTCTGGCGAGGTCCCGGGAATGCAGCTCACCCAGATGCGCCCGGACGCGTTCCAGCACTACGTGGTCGACCGCTTCCGCGGTCCCCGTGGCGAGGAGCGCATCTATCTCCGTCCGAAGGTTCCCTTCGGCGCGCGCTGAGGTCTCGCATGCGAATCATCTTCTGTGGCGTGGGCGCCATCGGCTCCACGACTGCCGTGCTCTGCCGCAACCTCGAGGGCTCGCTCGTGTTCGTGGACTTCGACCGCGTCGAGTCCAAGAACCTGCTGGCACAAGCCTACGTGAAGCCTTCGGTGGGAAAGAACAAGGCCGAGGCGCTGAAGCTCCAGTTCCTCAATCTCCATGGCGTGAAGACCGAGTCCTTCGGCGTCCGACTCACGCGCGACAACGTCGCGACGCTCTGCGGGGGCGCGGACCTGCTGGTCGACGCGTTCGACAACCAGGACAGCCGCCGATTGCTGAGCGACTTCGCGCGCCAGGCGAACAAGCCGCTCGTCCATGGCGCCGTGGCCGCGGACGGAACCTTCGGGCTGGTGCGCTGGGATGAGCACTTCGTCCCGGACGCGGAGGACACTCCCGGGCAGCCCACCTGTGAAGGGGGCGTGCATCTGCCGTTGCTCGGCCTGCTCTCCGCCACGCTCGCCCGCGCCATTCAAGACTTCCTGAAGCATGGCGTGAAGCGAGACTCCTTCGTCACGTTGGGCGCGGTGACGCCGACGCCCTACGCCGCCAGCTCGACTTGATCCAAGCCCGCCTCGGACATGAGCGCGGCCAACTCGGCCTTGAGCTTGTCCTTGGCGCGAATCTCGAGCTGGCGGGCGCGCTCCCGCGAGAACCCGAAGTGGTCCCCCAACTCGCTGAGGGTCATCTCGGAGTCGCTCATCACGCGCTGCTCGATGATGAAGCGCTCGCGCGGATCCAACCGCATCAGCGCCTGCTGAACGAGCGCGCGGGTGAGGTCCGCCTGCTGGCGGTCCGCCACCTCATCCGCCTGGGACGCGGCCTGTGACTCCACGAAGTCCAGGTGGGTGGCATCGCCGTCCTCGCCCATGGGGGCATCCAGGGACAAGTCCCGGCCGCCCATGCGCTGCTCCATCTCCCGCACCTCGGACGCCTTCACGTTCAGCTTGCGGGCAATCTCCTCCGCGTTGACGAGGCTCGCGTCTCCCGCGCCCAGCTTCTCCAGCTCGCGCCGCGTGCGCGACAGGCTGAAGAACAACCGGCGCTGGGCCTGCGTCGTGCCCAGCTTCACGAGGCTCCAGCTGCGCAGGATGTAGTTCTGGATGTACGCGCGGATCCACCAGACCGCGTACGAGATGAGGCGAATGCCCTTGTCCGGATCGAACTTCTGCACCGCCTTCATCAGGCCGATGTTCGCCTCCTGGATGAGGTCGGACATCTTGAGCCCGTAGGAGCGGTACTCGTAGGCAACCTTCACGACGAAGCGAAGGTTGCACGTCACCAGCTGGTGCCCCGCCGCGAGGTCACCCTGCCGATAGAGCCGTGACAGGGATTGCTCCTCCTGCTGCGTCAGCAGGGGGTGCTGGTTGATCTCCGACAGGTAGGTGGAGAGGGAATCAGCAGAAGAGAACGAAGAGGAAGCCGGCATGGTGGTTCTCGGGGGAAGAGGACGCTGGGACCACGGAGGCGGTATGCCTGGGACCATTAGCAACCCGCACGCCAACCCCGAGAACTGGCATTTCCAAGTGACTCCGGAGACTTGCGCCGAACCCCACTCATGCCTAAGGGAGAAAGTCGGTCGTTTTTACAGACACGATTTCGAAGACTCTTCCGATGCTTCCTCGCTTGCAGTGAGTTCAACGTAAGCGCATTTCCTGAGCCAAAGTGTGTCTGAGTGGGGCTTTGGCAAACAGGGTGCGAGTGGTCGTCCACTCAGCGGACACATAGGGTGCCAGCCCATGTCCACTGGAAGACTCTCCCCCCGTCCTCGCGTCGGCCTCTCCCTTCTCCCCGCGCTGCTGAGCCTGCTCGCGAGTTCCGCCGCGTGGGGCCAGGCCTCACGCACTTGGGTCTCCAGCGGTGGAGATGACATCAACCCCTGCAGCCGCAGCGCGCCCTGCAAGACCTTCGCGGGGACCTTCGTCAAGACGGCCACGGGCGGAGAGATGGACGTGCTCGATCCCGGTGGCTTCGGCGGGCTGAACGTCACCCGGTCCATCACAGTGGATGGCGGCCCCAACGCGGGTGGCATCCTGAGCGCGGGGGTTCACGGCATCTTCGTGAATGCTCCCGGTGCAGTCGTCATCCTGCGCAACCTGGTCATCCAGGGCGCGGGCACGGGGCTCGATGGCATCCGCATCTTTGCCGCGAGCCAGGTGCACGTGGAGAACTGCACGCTCATGGGCTTCACCGGCTCGGGCATCCACGTGCTGCCGGATGCGGGGGCCGTGCAGCTCTTCGTGCGGAACAGCTCCATCAACGGCGCCTCTTCCAAGCCGCCCGCCGCCCCCACGGACATGACGGCGGGAATCCATATCGAGAGTGGATCAGCGGTCATCGACCATGTGCAGGCCGCCTCGGCCATCACCGGTGTGGGCGTGCTGGGCACCGCGCAGGTAACCGCACATGACCTGACGCTGGCGGGCAACACCGGCGAGGGCATTCACGCGACGGGCAGCGCGAAGGTCACCCTCGAGCGTGGCGTGGTCGCTCAGAACGGCACAGGCATCAAGGCAGATGCCCCCGCGCTCGTGCGCATCTCGGATGTGATGGTGGGACACAACCAGGGCAAGGGCCTGGATGGCAACGTGGCGTCCTATGGGAACAACCGCGTCGCCGCCGGGAACGGGACCGACGGCTCGCCCGCCACCCTCCTGCCGCAGAACTGAGGCGAGCGATGTCCGCTGCCTTGCACCGACTCATTCTCACCGCTTTCATGTTCGCCTCGGCTCCCGCGCTCGCCCAGGCGAGTCGCACCTGGGTCTCGGGCCTGGGCGATGACGCGAACCCATGCGTCCGCACCGCGCCCTGCAAGACGTTCGCGGGCGCGTACGCCAAGACCGCCCCGGGTGGAGAAATCGACGCGCTCGACCCTGGGGGCTTTGGCCCGCTCACCATCACCCACGCCATCACGATTGACGGTGGCCCGCAGACGGGCGGAGTGCTCGCCTCGAGCACCGCGGGCATCACCGTGAACGCCGGCCCGCTG contains:
- a CDS encoding right-handed parallel beta-helix repeat-containing protein; amino-acid sequence: MSTGRLSPRPRVGLSLLPALLSLLASSAAWGQASRTWVSSGGDDINPCSRSAPCKTFAGTFVKTATGGEMDVLDPGGFGGLNVTRSITVDGGPNAGGILSAGVHGIFVNAPGAVVILRNLVIQGAGTGLDGIRIFAASQVHVENCTLMGFTGSGIHVLPDAGAVQLFVRNSSINGASSKPPAAPTDMTAGIHIESGSAVIDHVQAASAITGVGVLGTAQVTAHDLTLAGNTGEGIHATGSAKVTLERGVVAQNGTGIKADAPALVRISDVMVGHNQGKGLDGNVASYGNNRVAAGNGTDGSPATLLPQN
- a CDS encoding ThiF family adenylyltransferase, whose amino-acid sequence is MRIIFCGVGAIGSTTAVLCRNLEGSLVFVDFDRVESKNLLAQAYVKPSVGKNKAEALKLQFLNLHGVKTESFGVRLTRDNVATLCGGADLLVDAFDNQDSRRLLSDFARQANKPLVHGAVAADGTFGLVRWDEHFVPDAEDTPGQPTCEGGVHLPLLGLLSATLARAIQDFLKHGVKRDSFVTLGAVTPTPYAASST
- a CDS encoding RNA polymerase factor sigma-32; translated protein: MPASSSFSSADSLSTYLSEINQHPLLTQQEEQSLSRLYRQGDLAAGHQLVTCNLRFVVKVAYEYRSYGLKMSDLIQEANIGLMKAVQKFDPDKGIRLISYAVWWIRAYIQNYILRSWSLVKLGTTQAQRRLFFSLSRTRRELEKLGAGDASLVNAEEIARKLNVKASEVREMEQRMGGRDLSLDAPMGEDGDATHLDFVESQAASQADEVADRQQADLTRALVQQALMRLDPRERFIIEQRVMSDSEMTLSELGDHFGFSRERARQLEIRAKDKLKAELAALMSEAGLDQVELAA